In Chryseobacterium gleum, a single genomic region encodes these proteins:
- the rplW gene encoding 50S ribosomal protein L23, producing the protein MSVIIKPVISEKANYLTDLRGSYSFLVNPKANKIEIKKAVEAAYGVKVADVNTMIYAPKVSSKYTKKGLQVGKTNKLKKAVIKLAEGEVIDIFAVN; encoded by the coding sequence ATGTCAGTTATTATTAAACCAGTTATTTCAGAAAAGGCTAATTACCTTACAGATTTAAGAGGTTCTTATTCTTTCTTAGTGAATCCTAAGGCGAATAAAATCGAGATCAAAAAAGCTGTTGAAGCAGCTTACGGTGTAAAAGTAGCAGACGTTAACACAATGATTTATGCTCCGAAGGTTTCTTCAAAATACACTAAAAAAGGTCTTCAAGTAGGAAAGACAAACAAATTGAAAAAAGCGGTAATCAAACTTGCTGAAGGTGAGGTTATCGATATTTTTGCTGTAAATTAA
- the rpsS gene encoding 30S ribosomal protein S19 translates to MARSLKKGPFIHHTLDKKVQANIESGKKTVIKTWSRASMISPDFVGQTIAVHNGKSFIPVYVTENMVGHKLGEFSPTRSFRGHGGNKNKGSR, encoded by the coding sequence ATGGCAAGATCACTTAAAAAAGGACCGTTCATTCATCATACTTTAGATAAGAAGGTTCAGGCAAATATAGAGTCTGGTAAGAAGACAGTTATCAAAACTTGGTCTAGAGCATCTATGATCTCTCCGGACTTCGTAGGACAAACTATTGCTGTACACAACGGGAAATCTTTTATCCCTGTATATGTTACAGAAAACATGGTTGGTCACAAGTTAGGCGAATTTTCTCCAACAAGATCTTTCAGAGGTCATGGTGGTAACAAAAACAAAGGAAGCAGATAA
- the rplV gene encoding 50S ribosomal protein L22: MGSRKQDSSIARKEANKDVVKASLNNCPSSPRKMRLVADIIRGEQVDKALYILKYSKKDASNKLEKLLLSAMANWQVKNEGADIEEANLIVKEIFVDSARQLKRLRPAPQGRGYRIRKRSNHVTLILGNKEN, from the coding sequence ATGGGATCAAGAAAACAAGATAGTTCAATCGCAAGAAAAGAAGCTAACAAAGACGTTGTAAAAGCTTCATTAAATAATTGCCCGTCTTCTCCAAGAAAAATGAGATTAGTTGCTGATATCATTAGAGGAGAGCAGGTAGACAAAGCACTTTATATCCTAAAATATTCTAAGAAAGATGCTTCTAACAAGTTAGAAAAATTACTTCTTTCTGCTATGGCTAACTGGCAAGTGAAAAACGAAGGTGCTGACATTGAGGAAGCAAACCTTATCGTTAAAGAAATATTTGTGGATAGTGCAAGACAATTGAAGAGACTAAGACCAGCTCCACAAGGTAGAGGGTATAGAATCAGAAAAAGATCTAACCACGTTACATTAATCTTAGGTAACAAAGAAAATTAA
- the rpsC gene encoding 30S ribosomal protein S3 codes for MGQKTNPIGNRLGIIRGWDSNWFGGNDYGDRIAEDYKIRRYLEARLSKGGISKIYIERTLKLVTVTITTARPGLIIGKGGQEVDKLKEELKKLTGKDIQINIFEIKRPELDAVLVADSISKQIENRISYRRAVKMAMASTMRMGAEGIKVQISGRLNGAEMARSESFKEGRIPLSTFRADIDYHWAEAHTTYGRLGVKVWIMKGEVYGKRELSPLVGQQKKGGQSERGNRGGDRDNRRPRKNNNNNNNN; via the coding sequence ATGGGACAGAAGACAAATCCAATTGGTAACAGATTAGGTATCATCAGAGGATGGGATTCTAACTGGTTTGGTGGAAACGATTATGGAGACAGAATCGCTGAAGACTACAAAATCAGAAGATACCTTGAAGCTAGATTATCTAAAGGTGGTATTTCAAAAATTTATATTGAAAGAACTTTAAAATTAGTTACAGTAACTATTACTACTGCTAGACCGGGACTTATCATCGGTAAAGGAGGTCAGGAAGTTGATAAATTGAAAGAAGAGTTGAAGAAATTGACTGGTAAGGATATTCAAATCAACATTTTCGAAATCAAAAGACCTGAATTAGATGCTGTATTGGTTGCTGATAGTATTTCTAAGCAAATTGAAAACAGAATTTCTTACAGAAGAGCTGTTAAAATGGCAATGGCAAGTACTATGAGAATGGGTGCTGAAGGTATCAAAGTTCAAATTTCTGGTAGATTAAACGGAGCTGAAATGGCAAGATCAGAATCTTTCAAAGAAGGAAGAATTCCATTGTCAACTTTCAGAGCTGATATCGATTACCACTGGGCAGAAGCTCACACTACTTACGGTAGACTAGGGGTAAAAGTTTGGATCATGAAAGGTGAAGTTTACGGTAAAAGAGAACTTTCTCCACTAGTGGGACAACAGAAAAAAGGAGGTCAGTCTGAAAGAGGAAACAGAGGAGGAGACAGAGACAACAGAAGACCTAGAAAAAACAACAACAATAACAATAATAATTAA
- the rplP gene encoding 50S ribosomal protein L16 produces the protein MLQPKRTKFRRVHKMKMKGNAQRGSQLAYGTFGIKATEGAWITARQIEAARIAATRYMKREGQLWIKIFPDKPITKKPAEVRMGKGKGAVEYWVAVVKPGKIMFEVGGVPYEVAKEALRLAAQKLPVVTKFIVANDFVKPL, from the coding sequence ATGTTACAACCAAAAAGAACCAAATTCCGTAGAGTTCATAAGATGAAGATGAAGGGGAATGCCCAGAGAGGTAGTCAACTTGCTTACGGAACTTTCGGGATTAAAGCAACGGAAGGTGCTTGGATCACTGCCAGACAAATTGAAGCTGCGCGTATCGCTGCAACAAGATATATGAAGAGAGAAGGTCAGCTATGGATCAAAATCTTCCCAGATAAGCCAATTACTAAGAAACCAGCGGAAGTACGTATGGGTAAAGGTAAAGGTGCTGTTGAATATTGGGTAGCTGTAGTAAAACCAGGTAAAATTATGTTCGAAGTTGGAGGTGTTCCTTACGAAGTAGCGAAAGAAGCTCTTAGACTTGCTGCACAAAAATTACCAGTAGTTACTAAATTCATCGTTGCTAACGATTTTGTTAAACCTCTATAA
- the rpmC gene encoding 50S ribosomal protein L29, translating to MKKADIKNLSAGDIQAQLTEAKAQYSKLKLAHAISPIENPIQIKDLRKTIARLNTELTNKQ from the coding sequence ATGAAAAAAGCTGATATTAAAAATTTAAGCGCGGGTGATATTCAAGCTCAATTAACTGAAGCAAAAGCTCAATATTCTAAATTGAAATTGGCTCATGCAATCAGCCCAATTGAAAACCCGATTCAAATCAAAGATTTGAGAAAGACAATCGCAAGACTAAACACTGAGTTAACTAACAAACAATAA
- the rpsQ gene encoding 30S ribosomal protein S17 → MERNLRKERIGVVSSNKMEKTIVVSETMRMKHPMYGKFVLKTKKYTAHDENNECNEGDTVLIQETRPLSKNKRWRLVRIIEKAK, encoded by the coding sequence ATGGAAAGAAATTTAAGAAAAGAAAGAATCGGAGTTGTTTCCAGCAATAAAATGGAAAAGACCATTGTTGTTAGTGAAACGATGAGAATGAAGCACCCGATGTATGGTAAATTCGTATTAAAGACGAAAAAATATACTGCACACGACGAGAACAACGAATGCAACGAGGGAGATACAGTTTTAATCCAGGAAACTAGACCTTTGAGCAAGAACAAGAGATGGAGATTAGTAAGAATCATTGAAAAAGCTAAGTAA
- the rplN gene encoding 50S ribosomal protein L14 has translation MLQTESRLKVADNTGAKEVLVIRVLGGTRRRYASVGDKIVVTIKDSTPSGNAKKGQVSKAVVVRTKKAVRRKDGSYIKFDDNACVLLNAAGEMRGTRVFGPVARELRDKEYMKIISLAPEVL, from the coding sequence ATGTTACAAACAGAATCAAGATTAAAAGTTGCTGATAACACAGGTGCGAAAGAAGTACTAGTTATCAGAGTTCTGGGAGGAACCAGAAGAAGATATGCTTCAGTTGGTGATAAAATCGTTGTTACTATCAAGGATTCTACACCATCAGGAAACGCTAAAAAAGGTCAGGTATCTAAAGCTGTAGTAGTAAGAACTAAAAAAGCAGTAAGAAGAAAAGATGGTTCATACATCAAGTTCGACGACAATGCTTGTGTATTACTAAACGCAGCAGGAGAAATGAGAGGAACTCGTGTTTTCGGACCAGTTGCTCGTGAGTTGAGAGACAAAGAATATATGAAAATCATTTCATTAGCTCCTGAAGTACTTTAA
- the rplX gene encoding 50S ribosomal protein L24, producing MSKLKIKRGDNVIITTGKKDIKGKTGEVIEVIKKEGRDPRVVVAGLNIIKKHVKPSASNPQGGIVEREASIHISNVALVGKDGKAIKVGYKIEGDKKVRINKKTGETL from the coding sequence ATGTCAAAGTTAAAAATAAAAAGAGGAGATAACGTAATCATTACTACTGGTAAGAAAGATATCAAAGGTAAGACTGGTGAAGTTATTGAAGTGATCAAGAAAGAAGGTAGAGACCCTAGAGTAGTTGTTGCAGGACTTAACATCATCAAAAAGCACGTTAAGCCTTCAGCTTCAAATCCTCAAGGAGGAATCGTTGAAAGAGAAGCTTCTATTCATATCTCAAACGTAGCTTTAGTTGGTAAAGACGGAAAAGCTATCAAAGTAGGTTACAAAATCGAAGGAGATAAGAAAGTAAGAATCAACAAAAAAACGGGTGAAACTTTATAA
- the rplE gene encoding 50S ribosomal protein L5: protein MEYIARPKKAYKETIVPAMMEEFGYKSVMQVPKLEKIVVSQGLGDATADKKIIDYAVEELTNITGQKAVGTISKKDEAAFKLRKGMPVGAKVTLRADRMYEFLDRLTSSALPRIRDFSGIKADGFDGRGNYNLGITEQIIFPEIVIDKVKKIQGMDITFVTTAKTDKEAKALLTHFGLPFKKN from the coding sequence ATGGAATATATAGCAAGACCCAAAAAAGCATATAAAGAGACAATTGTTCCTGCAATGATGGAAGAATTCGGGTATAAGTCAGTAATGCAAGTACCTAAATTAGAGAAAATCGTTGTATCACAAGGTTTAGGTGATGCTACTGCAGACAAAAAAATCATTGATTATGCTGTAGAAGAGCTTACAAATATCACAGGTCAAAAGGCTGTTGGTACAATCTCTAAAAAAGACGAAGCTGCTTTCAAATTGAGAAAAGGAATGCCTGTAGGTGCTAAAGTAACATTGAGAGCTGACAGAATGTATGAATTCTTAGACAGACTTACTTCTTCTGCTTTACCTCGTATCAGAGATTTCTCTGGAATCAAAGCAGATGGTTTCGATGGTAGAGGTAACTACAACTTAGGTATTACTGAGCAGATTATCTTCCCTGAAATCGTAATTGACAAAGTGAAAAAAATCCAAGGGATGGACATCACTTTCGTAACTACTGCGAAAACAGATAAAGAAGCTAAAGCATTATTAACTCACTTCGGTTTACCATTTAAAAAGAACTAA
- the rpsN gene encoding 30S ribosomal protein S14 — protein sequence MAKESMKARERKREALVAKYAAKRQALKEAGDYEGLQKLPKNASPVRLHNRCKLTGRPRGYMRTFGISRVTFREMANNGLIPGVRKASW from the coding sequence ATGGCTAAAGAATCAATGAAAGCGCGTGAGCGCAAAAGAGAAGCACTAGTTGCTAAATACGCTGCTAAAAGACAAGCTCTTAAAGAAGCTGGTGATTACGAAGGACTTCAAAAATTGCCTAAAAATGCTTCTCCTGTAAGATTGCACAACAGATGTAAACTGACAGGTAGACCAAGAGGATACATGAGAACGTTCGGTATTTCCAGAGTAACTTTCAGAGAAATGGCAAACAACGGTCTTATCCCAGGTGTAAGAAAAGCTAGTTGGTAA
- the rpsH gene encoding 30S ribosomal protein S8 — MVTDPISDFLTRVRNAQSAGHKVVEIPASKIKKEITKILFDQGYILNYKFEDNAVQGVIKIALKYDKQTNKPAIKSIQRASRPGLRQYKGSAELPRVLNGLGISIISTSKGVMTDKKAREEKVGGEVICYVY; from the coding sequence ATGGTAACAGATCCAATTTCAGATTTCCTAACAAGAGTAAGGAACGCACAAAGCGCAGGCCACAAAGTGGTGGAAATTCCTGCATCGAAAATCAAAAAGGAGATTACTAAGATCTTATTTGATCAGGGGTATATCTTAAACTACAAGTTTGAAGATAACGCTGTTCAGGGAGTGATCAAAATCGCTTTAAAGTACGATAAGCAAACTAACAAACCGGCTATCAAGTCTATCCAAAGAGCTTCTAGACCAGGTTTGAGACAGTACAAAGGTTCAGCTGAGCTTCCAAGAGTACTAAACGGTTTGGGTATTTCTATCATCTCTACTTCAAAAGGAGTAATGACTGACAAGAAAGCTAGAGAAGAGAAAGTAGGCGGTGAAGTAATCTGCTATGTTTATTAA
- the rplF gene encoding 50S ribosomal protein L6: protein MSRIGKAIITIPAGVTITENNGVVTVKGAKGELSQELTAGITLEQKDGELNVNRPSDSKQHKALHGLYRALIANMIVGVSEGFEKKLELVGVGYRASHSGQKLELALGFSHGIVLELPNEVKVDTLTEKGKNPIITLTSHDKQLLGMVTAKIRSFRKPEPYKGKGVRFVGENVRRKAGKSA, encoded by the coding sequence ATGTCAAGAATTGGTAAAGCAATTATAACAATTCCAGCAGGAGTTACAATCACTGAAAACAATGGTGTAGTAACTGTAAAAGGGGCTAAAGGAGAACTTTCTCAGGAGCTTACAGCAGGAATTACTTTAGAACAAAAAGATGGTGAACTTAACGTAAACAGACCATCTGATTCTAAACAACACAAAGCGCTTCACGGTTTATACAGAGCGTTGATCGCTAACATGATCGTTGGTGTATCAGAAGGTTTCGAAAAGAAACTAGAACTAGTAGGGGTAGGATACAGAGCTTCTCACTCAGGTCAAAAACTTGAATTAGCTTTAGGATTCTCTCACGGTATCGTATTAGAACTTCCAAATGAAGTAAAAGTTGATACATTGACTGAAAAAGGTAAAAACCCAATTATTACTTTAACGTCTCATGACAAGCAACTTCTAGGAATGGTTACTGCAAAGATCCGTTCTTTCAGAAAGCCTGAGCCATACAAAGGAAAAGGTGTAAGATTCGTTGGTGAAAATGTTAGACGTAAAGCTGGTAAATCTGCTTAA
- the rplR gene encoding 50S ribosomal protein L18 yields MALSKLEKRIRIKRRVRGKISGSSELPRLSVYKSNKEIYAQLIDDKNGKTLVSASSREKGVDAKGTKTEVSAAVGKAIAAKAIAAGIESIVFDRNGFVYHGRVKALADGAREGGLKF; encoded by the coding sequence ATGGCATTAAGTAAATTAGAAAAAAGAATAAGAATCAAAAGAAGAGTAAGAGGGAAAATCTCTGGATCTTCTGAATTGCCAAGATTATCTGTATATAAAAGTAATAAGGAAATTTACGCTCAGTTAATCGATGATAAAAATGGTAAAACTTTAGTATCTGCTTCTTCAAGAGAGAAAGGTGTAGACGCTAAAGGTACTAAGACTGAAGTTTCTGCTGCTGTTGGTAAAGCTATCGCTGCTAAAGCTATCGCTGCAGGAATCGAAAGTATTGTATTTGACAGAAACGGATTCGTATACCACGGTAGAGTAAAAGCTCTGGCTGATGGTGCAAGAGAAGGTGGACTTAAATTCTAA
- the rpsE gene encoding 30S ribosomal protein S5, which produces MLGLDNIERVKPGGLELKDRLVAVNRVTKVTKGGRAFGFSAIVVVGNEEGVIGFGLGKSKEVASAIAKAVEDAKKNLVKVPVMNHTIPHQTTARYGGADIFLRPASHGTGLIAGGAVRAVLESAGIHDILSKSKGSSNPHNVVKATFKALLDIRRPEEIARMRGISLSKVFNG; this is translated from the coding sequence ATGTTAGGACTAGATAATATAGAAAGAGTAAAACCGGGAGGATTAGAATTAAAAGATCGTCTCGTAGCTGTTAACAGAGTAACAAAAGTAACAAAAGGGGGTAGAGCTTTCGGATTTTCTGCTATCGTTGTAGTAGGAAACGAAGAAGGTGTTATCGGTTTCGGTTTAGGAAAATCTAAAGAGGTTGCTTCTGCAATTGCTAAAGCAGTTGAAGACGCTAAGAAAAACCTTGTGAAAGTTCCTGTAATGAACCACACTATTCCTCACCAAACTACTGCTAGATACGGTGGTGCAGATATCTTCCTAAGACCTGCTTCTCACGGTACAGGACTTATCGCCGGAGGTGCGGTAAGAGCGGTATTGGAATCTGCTGGTATTCACGATATCCTTTCAAAATCTAAAGGATCTTCTAACCCTCACAACGTGGTGAAAGCTACTTTCAAAGCGTTATTAGACATCAGAAGACCTGAAGAGATCGCTAGAATGAGAGGAATTTCTCTAAGTAAAGTGTTTAACGGTTAA
- the rpmD gene encoding 50S ribosomal protein L30 translates to MATIKVKQVRSAIGRTKTQKRTLEALGLKKLHQVVEHEATPSILGMIAAVNHLLEVQK, encoded by the coding sequence ATGGCAACAATTAAAGTAAAGCAAGTAAGAAGCGCTATTGGTAGAACAAAAACCCAAAAGAGAACGCTTGAAGCATTAGGATTAAAAAAACTTCACCAAGTTGTAGAACACGAAGCTACTCCTTCTATCTTAGGAATGATCGCTGCAGTAAATCACTTACTTGAAGTTCAAAAATAA
- the rplO gene encoding 50S ribosomal protein L15 — protein MNLNNIKPAAGSTFNSKRIGRGQGSGKGGTSTKGHKGQKSRAGYSQKIGFEGGQMPLQRRLPKFGFKNVNRKEFRGVNLDTIQTLIENKSITGDITKEVLVENGLVSKNELVKIMGRGELKSAVSISADKFTKSAEELIAKAGGKAITL, from the coding sequence ATGAATTTAAATAACATAAAACCTGCTGCAGGATCTACTTTCAACTCAAAGAGAATTGGTAGAGGTCAAGGTAGTGGAAAAGGAGGTACTTCAACAAAAGGACACAAAGGTCAGAAGTCTAGAGCTGGTTATTCTCAGAAAATCGGTTTCGAAGGTGGACAAATGCCTTTACAAAGAAGATTACCTAAATTCGGATTCAAAAACGTAAACAGAAAAGAGTTTAGAGGAGTAAACCTTGATACAATCCAAACTTTAATCGAGAACAAATCCATCACAGGAGATATCACGAAAGAAGTTTTAGTAGAAAACGGTTTAGTTTCTAAAAACGAATTAGTGAAAATTATGGGTAGAGGAGAATTGAAATCTGCGGTTTCAATCTCTGCTGACAAATTCACTAAATCTGCTGAAGAGCTTATTGCTAAGGCAGGTGGAAAAGCAATTACCTTATAA
- the secY gene encoding preprotein translocase subunit SecY has product MKEFIQTLKNIWSLKELRDKILFTLGIILVYRFASYISLPAINLAEVGDLLEHYKNQGGNKQGAGLLGLLSSFTGGAFSHASVMALGIMPYISASIIVQLMGMAIPYLQKLQKDGESGRNTLNQITRWLTIGVCLVQAPSYLTSITQLFLPYAQFQSAYYVEPNSIMFWLPSIVILVAGSVFAMWLGEKITDKGIGNGISILIMVGILSRLPEAFVQEMAVQNGKGGMGSIMILIEVLFWMLVVLLAVILSVAVRKIPIQYVSRAQARGGVNRNLMQGARQWIPLKVNAAGVMPIIFAQALMFVPGLLTKFDESNTFLAGFKNVFSWQYNVLFALLIIIFSFFYTAITIPVNQMADDLKRNGGLVPKVRPGKETADYLDDILSKITLPGAIFLSIFAVLPAIVHGSFVQTDAFALFFGGTSLLIMVGVILDTVQQINTYLLNHHYDGLMQSKLSRTTGY; this is encoded by the coding sequence ATGAAAGAATTTATACAAACACTTAAAAATATTTGGAGTCTTAAAGAACTTAGAGATAAAATTCTCTTTACTTTAGGTATAATCCTTGTGTATAGATTCGCATCTTATATCTCACTTCCGGCAATTAACCTTGCAGAGGTGGGAGATCTCTTAGAGCATTATAAAAATCAAGGCGGTAACAAGCAAGGAGCAGGTCTCCTTGGCTTGCTTTCGTCGTTTACGGGGGGAGCTTTCAGCCACGCTTCCGTAATGGCGTTAGGAATCATGCCTTATATTTCTGCTTCTATTATTGTTCAGTTGATGGGGATGGCTATTCCTTATCTTCAGAAGCTTCAGAAAGATGGAGAGTCAGGTAGAAATACATTGAACCAAATTACAAGATGGTTAACGATTGGAGTTTGTCTAGTACAGGCACCTTCTTACTTAACTTCTATTACTCAATTATTCTTACCGTATGCTCAGTTCCAGTCTGCATATTATGTAGAGCCAAATTCTATCATGTTCTGGTTGCCAAGTATTGTTATCCTGGTTGCCGGTTCAGTATTCGCAATGTGGTTAGGTGAAAAAATCACTGACAAAGGTATCGGAAACGGTATTTCTATCCTTATTATGGTGGGAATCCTTTCAAGATTACCTGAAGCATTCGTACAGGAGATGGCCGTGCAGAACGGTAAAGGAGGAATGGGATCTATCATGATCCTTATTGAAGTATTATTCTGGATGTTGGTAGTTCTTTTAGCAGTAATCTTATCAGTAGCTGTTAGAAAAATTCCGATTCAGTATGTAAGCAGAGCTCAAGCAAGAGGAGGTGTAAACAGAAATCTTATGCAGGGAGCAAGACAATGGATTCCATTGAAAGTAAATGCTGCTGGTGTAATGCCGATTATCTTTGCCCAGGCATTGATGTTCGTACCAGGATTATTAACAAAATTCGATGAGTCTAATACTTTTCTTGCAGGTTTCAAGAATGTTTTTAGCTGGCAGTACAACGTATTGTTTGCGCTATTAATTATTATCTTCTCATTTTTCTATACTGCGATTACAATTCCGGTAAACCAGATGGCTGATGACTTGAAGAGAAATGGAGGTTTAGTACCGAAAGTAAGACCCGGTAAAGAGACCGCTGATTATTTAGATGATATTTTATCAAAAATTACCTTGCCAGGTGCAATTTTTTTATCTATCTTTGCAGTCCTTCCGGCAATTGTGCATGGAAGCTTTGTTCAGACAGATGCGTTTGCCCTATTTTTCGGGGGAACGTCCCTATTAATTATGGTGGGTGTAATTTTAGATACAGTTCAACAGATTAATACTTATCTGCTGAACCATCATTATGATGGCTTAATGCAGTCTAAATTATCAAGAACGACTGGATATTAA
- the infA gene encoding translation initiation factor IF-1, with amino-acid sequence MAKQKHIEQDGVIVEALSNAMFRVELENGHILIAHISGKMRMHYIKLLPGDKVKLEMSPYDLTKGRITFRY; translated from the coding sequence ATGGCAAAACAAAAACATATTGAACAAGATGGCGTGATCGTGGAAGCACTTTCTAACGCCATGTTCCGTGTAGAGCTGGAAAACGGGCATATCCTTATTGCTCATATCTCCGGCAAAATGAGAATGCATTATATTAAACTTTTACCTGGAGATAAGGTAAAACTAGAAATGTCTCCCTATGATTTGACAAAAGGGAGGATCACATTTAGATATTAA
- the rpmJ gene encoding 50S ribosomal protein L36 yields MKVRASIKKRSADCKIVRRKGVLFVINKKNPKFKQRQG; encoded by the coding sequence ATGAAAGTAAGAGCATCAATTAAAAAAAGAAGCGCTGATTGCAAAATCGTACGCAGAAAAGGTGTACTGTTCGTAATCAACAAGAAGAACCCAAAATTTAAACAAAGACAAGGTTAA
- the rpsM gene encoding 30S ribosomal protein S13, with protein sequence MARIAGIDLPKNKRGVIGLTYIYGVGRSTSSEILKAAGISEDKKVNEWNDDELAAIRTYISENVKVEGELRSEVQLNIKRLMDIGCQRGIRHRLGLPLRGQRTKNNSRTRKGKRKTVANKKKASK encoded by the coding sequence ATGGCGAGAATTGCAGGTATTGATTTACCAAAAAACAAAAGAGGTGTTATCGGTTTAACTTACATCTATGGAGTAGGAAGAAGTACTTCTTCTGAAATCCTTAAAGCTGCCGGTATCAGCGAAGACAAGAAAGTCAACGAATGGAATGACGATGAATTGGCTGCAATCAGAACATATATCTCTGAAAACGTAAAAGTAGAAGGAGAATTGAGATCTGAAGTGCAATTGAACATCAAGAGATTGATGGACATAGGATGCCAACGAGGAATACGTCACAGACTTGGATTACCTTTAAGAGGCCAGAGAACGAAAAACAACTCTAGAACACGTAAAGGGAAGAGAAAAACTGTTGCTAACAAGAAAAAAGCTAGTAAATAA
- the rpsK gene encoding 30S ribosomal protein S11, with the protein MAKQTKVVKKRKVKVEAIGEAHIQASFNNIIISLTNKNGEVISWASAGKMGFRGSKKNTPFAAQMAAENCSAVAHEAGLRRVKVFVKGPGAGRESAIRSIHNSGIEVSEIIDVTPMPHNGCRPPKRRRV; encoded by the coding sequence ATGGCAAAACAAACTAAAGTAGTTAAGAAAAGAAAAGTAAAAGTTGAAGCTATTGGTGAAGCTCATATTCAGGCTTCTTTCAATAACATCATCATTTCTTTAACAAATAAAAACGGAGAGGTTATCTCTTGGGCTTCTGCCGGTAAAATGGGATTCAGAGGTTCTAAAAAGAATACTCCATTTGCTGCTCAGATGGCAGCTGAAAATTGCTCTGCTGTAGCTCACGAAGCTGGTTTAAGAAGAGTAAAGGTGTTTGTGAAAGGTCCAGGTGCAGGTAGAGAATCTGCGATCAGATCTATCCACAATTCAGGAATTGAAGTTAGCGAAATCATTGATGTGACTCCTATGCCACACAATGGATGTAGACCACCAAAAAGAAGAAGAGTTTAA
- the rpsD gene encoding 30S ribosomal protein S4: protein MARYIGPKTKIARKFGAAIYGDDKNFEKRKNQPPGQHGPNKRRGAKKSEYAVQLAEKQKAKYTYGILERQFANLFDKAHRSKGVTGEVLLQLCESRLDNVVYRFGFAKTRSAARQLVSHRHITVNGEILNIPSYLVKAGDVIAVREKSKSLEVVTNALASKSNYEWLQFNDEKKEGTFVSAPERIQIPEDIKENLIVELYSK, encoded by the coding sequence ATGGCAAGATATATTGGACCTAAAACTAAGATTGCTAGAAAGTTTGGTGCTGCAATCTACGGAGATGATAAAAACTTCGAAAAAAGAAAAAACCAACCGCCAGGACAACACGGTCCTAACAAAAGAAGAGGTGCTAAAAAATCAGAATATGCAGTTCAGTTAGCTGAAAAACAAAAAGCTAAATATACTTATGGTATTTTAGAAAGACAGTTTGCTAACTTATTTGACAAAGCACACAGAAGTAAAGGTGTAACAGGGGAAGTTCTATTACAACTTTGTGAATCAAGATTGGATAACGTAGTATACAGATTCGGTTTTGCTAAAACAAGATCTGCTGCTAGACAATTGGTTTCTCACAGACACATCACTGTGAACGGAGAGATTCTTAATATCCCTTCTTACTTGGTAAAAGCTGGTGATGTAATCGCCGTAAGAGAAAAGTCTAAGTCTCTTGAAGTTGTTACCAATGCATTGGCTTCTAAGTCAAACTATGAGTGGTTACAATTCAACGATGAGAAAAAAGAAGGAACTTTCGTTTCTGCTCCTGAAAGAATCCAGATTCCGGAGGACATTAAGGAAAACCTTATCGTCGAACTTTACTCTAAATAA